The genomic stretch CACTGCTCGCTCCGTTTGATACCGTGGATGCCGCTGCTGCCGCTGTTCCCGCCATCATGGCGCGCGGCGTGGTGCCCTGCGCGCTCGAATTCATGGAGCAGGATTGCCTCAAGGCCATCGAAGAGCATCGCGGCACTCATGTGCGCTTTTCCGACAAAGCCGCCGTGTTGCTGATCGAAGTCGACGGCAATCAGGAGGCCGCGCTGGATGCCGATATGGAAATTATCGCCGAAGTGCTCGATGAGCAGGGTGCGGTGGATGTGTTCCTCGCCGAGACCGCCGCGCAGCAGACCGAAATCTGGGATCTTCGCCGCAGCGCCGGAGAATCGGTCAAGTCCATCTGTGCCTACAAAGAGGAGGACACGGTCGTTCCGCGCTCCAATCTGCCCGCGCTGGTCAAAGGCGTCCATGAGATCTGCAATCGCTGGGGCTTAAGGATGATCTGCTACGGCCATGCCGGAGACGGCAACCTGCACTGCAACATCCTCAAGGCCGATCTTTCCGATGACAAGTGGGAGAATGAACTCCCCGCCGCCATCGAGCAGGTCTTCCGCCTCACCGTGAGCCTCGGAGGCACCATTTCCGGCGAGCATGGTATCGGTCATGTTCAGCGGCGCTACGTCGCTCTGGCCCAGAGCCCCGCCGAATTGGAGGCTCAGAGACGGTTGAAGCAGGCCCTCGACCCTGTCGGCATCTTCAACCCCGGAAAAGCCCTTCCGGATTGACGTTGTGATGTGGGGCTTGATTTTAAGCTGGGAATGTTGTAATTTCAAAGCTTGCAACCTACGCCCCCGTAGCTCAGATGGATAGAGCGAGAGTTTCCTAAACTCTGCGTCGGAGGTTCGAGTCCTCTCGGGGGTACAGCCCGACGGAATAAGAACACCTGACCCGTCGGCGGAAGTAATGACAGCGCGGCCATTGGCCCCGATTGACCAAACGAGATAGCCTTGAGGAATGGAATGAGCAAAGTAACTTCTGCGAAAACAAAAGGTCGCCTGACCAAGAAGGAACTGAAGCAGGACAAGTTAGTCGAGTTTACGTACAAGGCAGAGGCGTTCTACGCCACCCACCAAAGGCTCGTCCTCGGTGTCGTCGGCGGAGTCGTCGTCGTCATTCTCGGCGTCATCCTGCTGCGCCATACCATCCAAAATGCTCGCCTCGAAGAGAGCTACGATCTGACCATCGCCAAGATGCAGTTCGGCTCGGGCAAGTACGAGGACGCCCGCACGGCCTTCCAGAAGGTCATCGGCGAAGGCGGTTCGGCTGCCGGCGAAGCCAAGTACTTCCTTGCCCGCATTGCCTTTGAAAAAGGTAACTTTACTCAGGCTGCTGATGAATTCAAAGGTTATTTGAAGGACTTCTCGGTAGATGACCAGATGGACTGCGCCGCCATGGCCGGTCTGGCGGCCACCTACGAAGCCCAGGGCAATGACTCCGAAGCTGCCAAAGTGTATGAAGAAACGGCAGAAAAATACTCCAAGAACGTTTACGCTTCTCAGGCACTCTATCAGGCTTCCCGCATTTATCTGAAATTGGGACAGAAAGATAAAGCAGTTCACGATCTTCAGCAGATCCGCGACAAATATGCTGAAGCATCGATCACTCCGCAGGCCAAACGCGACCTCGACAACCTCGAGTAACTGCTGCTTGTTTGCTTTTCGTCCATTTTTTCCGTATATTTAGGTGTTTTCAAAGAGTGGGCCACGCCCACTTTTTATTTACCCTATGTCGAAACTTTAGTTTACCCTTGCCGCATTCCTCTAACCGGCTCGAGTCCGAAATCCGTCAATTGTTCGAAGATGAGGGCATCATTCTCCTCGAGTTCAACACTTCAGGACATGCTGGCCGCCTCATGCTGCGTGCCGTCGCCGACCGCCGCAGCGGTGCCGTTTCCATTGACGATTGTGTCCGTCTCACCCGGGAAATTCAACATCTGATCACCGAAAAGCGTCTGCTGGCCGAAGAATACCGGCTGGAAGTCAGCTCGCCGGGCCTCGACTATCCCCTTCGTGAAGAATGGCAGTTTGTCAAGAACGTGGGACGATTGCTCAAAGTGCAGGTCCCGGGGGAGAAGGGACCCAAGGAAATTAGCGGCCGACTGATGTCCGCCAACCTCGACGGCATTGCCCTGACGGCTGAGAAGACGGAATGGAAGTTGAGTTATAGCGATGTGCTGTCGGCACATGTTCTCCCAGAGTTCAAACCACCACGTATGGAGTCGAAGTGATGAACGCTCCCATCGTTGAAGCGGTCAGCCAGATCCTCCGCGAAAAAAACATTGATAAAGACGTGTTTCAGGAGATCATCGAAGGCGTATTCCTTTCCATGATCAAGAAGAAATACGGCAGCGCCGATAATTTCAATGTGATTTTCAACCTGGAAAAGGGCGACATCGAAATCTTCTGCGAGAAGACCATCGTGGATGATGACGATCTCACCGATCCGGTCACGCAGATTCCCCTCTCCCGTGCCCTGACTCTGGATCCGGATCTGGATATTGACGATCAATACGCCGAACTGGTCCCGCTGAACGATTTTGGCCGCCGCCTTGTGACGTCCGCACGGCAGAATCTGACGCAGAAGATCAAAGAGATCGAGAAAGAGAATATCTATTCCGAATTCTCTGCCCGCGTCGGTGAAGTCGTCTCCGGTGAAATCCACCAGATCAACCGCCGCGAAATCCGTGTCAATCTCGACCGCCACGATGCTCTGCTGCCCAAAAATGAGCAGATCTACAACGAAAAATACGTACGCGGCAAAGGCATTCGCGCTATCATCAAGGAAGTCCGCCGCACCACCAAGGAGCCGGAGATTATTCTCTCCCGCGCCGATGGCATGTTCGTGCGCCGCCTGTTTGAACTTGAAGTGCCTGAAATCTTCGACAACATCATCGAAATCAAAGGCATCGTCCGCGAAGCCGGCGACCGCACCAAGATCGCCGTCATGAGCCACGATAAGCGCATTGACCCCGTCGGCGCCTGCGTGGGCATGAAGGGTGTGCGTATTCAGGCTGTGGTCCGGGAACTGAACAACGAGAAAATCGATATAGTACATTGGAGCCCCGATGCGGAGATCTTCATCAAGCGCGCAATGGCGCCGGTGACTCCGCTGCTGGTAATGGTCGATGAAGAGGCCCGCTCGGCCTCGGTGGTAGTGCCGGACGACCAGATTCAGTTCGCCATTGGCCGCCGCGGGCAGAATATCCGCCTCGCATCCCAGCTCACAGGCTACCAGATTGAGCCCATCAAGGAATCGGAATATCTTGCCCCCGAAGAACTCTCCGTCGCGGAAGTGGTTGAACTGTCCGATGACGTCAAAGAGAAGCTCAAGGGCGCAGGGTACGAGTCCGCCGAATCCGTCCTCGATGCCGGAGCCGAGAAGCTCCGCGAAATCGAAGGCATGGATGAGGAGATGGTGCGCCACACTCTGGAAGTATTGAGCACCTATTTTGAAGAAGCGAATGACAAGGATTCCGACCGCAGCGAGCACTCCGAGGCGGAGAACTTGCAGGAAGTTCATGCCGGTTCCGAGCACGAGCACGAACATGAGTCGGATGGCCGCCCGAATGCGGCGGAATCGGAAGGATAACGAGGCAATACTGCGTGACCGCTGAAAAGCAGAAGAAGGTTTATCAGGTCGCAAAAGAATTGAATGTTGCGACACCGGCCATCGTCGAGTTTCTCGAGGACCGGGGTTTTGACGTGCCCAAAAAGCACATGTCGGCCCTCACCGAAGAAATGTACGTGGAGGTGATCAAGAAGTTTGATCCCGCCCGGTGGCAGCGTCAACTCGAAGATGAAACCCGCGTCATAGACGATAACCGTCGTGCCGAGGCGGAACGCGCGCGGACCGAGCAATCACTCAAAATTCTCGATGATCTGGCGACACAGGCGACGGAAGCCGCCGAAACGCTCATCCGCCAGGTTCAGGAACAGAAGCAGGAGCGGGCGCGCAAGGCTCAGCAGCAGACCGAACAGCAGGATTCCGAGAAGATCGCCGAGGAGCGCCGAATCGCCGAAGACGCGGAACGCGCCCGTCAGGTCGCCGAGGAAAACGAGCGCCGTGAAGCCGAACGCCGCGAAGCGGAACGCATCGAAGCCGAGCGCCGGGAATCCGAACGCGCCGAAGCCGAACGTCTCGCTGCTCAAAAGCCCACCGAGGCTCAGGGTCGCCAGCCTGCCGCTCCCGCAGCAGAACAGCCGCCGCGCGCGCCCTATCAACCTTCCTCCCGTGATCAGGAGCCCAGAAGGCCCCGCACGCCGCAGGATGGGCGCGACAGCCGCCCGCAGGGACCGGGTGGAGATCGCCCGCGTTATCAGGGACCGCAAGGTCAGGGACAAGGCCGCCCCGGTGACGGTCGTCCGCAAGGACCGGGGGGAGATCGTCCACGTTATCAGGGACAAGGTCAGGGGCAAGGTCGCCCCGGTGAAGGCCGTCCGCAGGGTCCGGGTGGAGATCGCCCGCGTTATCAGGGGCCGCAAGGACAGGGACAAGGCCGTCCGGGTGAAGGCCGTCCGCAGGGTCAGGGCCGTCCCGGTGACGGTGGCAGACCGCAGGGTCCGCCGCGCACCGGTGAAGCCGGCAGACCGCAAGGTGGTCCGCCGCGTCCGGGTGCCCCCGAACGTCCGGGTGCTCCAAGGCCGCCGCTGAACAAGCCCAAGGAAGGACCGCCGCGCCGCCGTCCTACCAAAGAAGATATTGAGGCTCTGGAAAAGCAGAAGAAACTGCTGGCCGCCCAGAAGTCCGAAAAATACCGTAAAGTTACGGTTGAGGAACTCGACAGCCCGGCCCGCCGCAAGCAGCGTCGCAAGCGCGTGGACCAGAAGGAAGTGGCCGCTACAATTAAGCAGACTCTGGCTTCGATGGATGCGTCCAAGAAGCAGCGCCATCGCCGCCGCGAACGCGGTACGGAGGTCCTCGCGGAAGACGATAACAAGTTGCGCTTGACCGAATTCGTCACCACGTCGGAACTGGCCAATCTCATGGGGGTGGAATTCAGCGACGTCATCGCCAAGTTCCTCAGCATGGGCAAGCTCGTGTCCATCAATCAGCGTCTCGATAAGGACCTGATCGAGTTGATCGCCGACGAGTTCGGATTCGAAGTCGAATTCACCACGGGTAAGGAAGAAGAGGAGATTGAGGAAGAAGAAGCCGAAGCTCCGGAAGACCTCATCCCGCGTCCGCCCGTTGTGACCGTCATGGGCCACGTCGATCACGGCAAGACCACGCTCCTCGATTACCTGCGCAAGACGTCCGTCACCGCCGGCGAAAGCGGCGGCATTACGCAGCACATGGGCGCGTACGAACTCGTCTACCACGACCGCTCCATCACCTTCCTCGACACCCCCGGCCACGAAGCCTTTACCGCCATGCGTGCCCGCGGCGCGCAGATTACAGACATCGTGATTCTCGTGGTCGCCGCCGACGATCAGGTGCGTCCGCAGACGCTCGAAGCCATCAGCCACGCGCAGTCCGCCGGTGTGCCGATTGTCGTCGCCATTAACAAGGTCGACAAACCCAGCGCCGATCCAGAACGCGTCCGCCAGCAGCTCGCGGAGCACAATGTGCTCGTCGAGCAGTGGGGCGGCAAGGTGCAGAGTGCCGAGATCTCCGCCAAGTTCGGCCAGGGTCTCGACAACCTGCTCGATGAAGTGCTGCTCTGCGCCGATTTGCTCGAACTGAAATCCAATCCCAACCGCCATGCCCGCGCCACGGTGCTCGAGAATCGTCTCGACAAGGGCCGCGGTATTGTGGCTACCGTCATCGTTACGGCGGGAACGCTGCGTGTCGGTGACAACTTCGTCGCCGGACAGCAATACGGCAAGGTGCGTCTGCTGCTGAATGAGTGGGGCGAGAGCAGGGATAAGGCTTTCCCCGGTCATCCCATTCAGGTCATCGGTTTCTCCGGTGCGCCGCAGCCCGGTGATACCTTCGTCGTCTTCGAGAGTGAACGTGAAGTCAAGGAGATCGCCATGCGCCGGCAGATCCTGCAGCGCGAGCAGACCTTCCGCCAGATCCACATGCTCAGTCTCGATCAGATATCCCAGCGCATCAAGGAAGGCGGCGTCCGTGAGTTGTCCCTGATCATCAAGGGCGACGCCGACGGTTCCGTCGAAGCCATTTCCGATACTCTTCAGCGTTTGGGCACCAGTGAAGTCGCCGTGCGCATCGTGCACCGCGGCGTCGGCGCCATTTCCGAGAGTGACGTGCTGTTGGCCTCCGCCACCGGCTCGATCATCCTCGGTTTCCACGTGCATCCCAATATCAAGGCGCGTGAACTGGCGGGCCGCGAGCAGGTCGACATCCGCGTTTACCGCGTGATTTACGAAATGGAAGATGACATCCGCGCCGCGCTCGAGGGCATGTTGGCTCCCGATACGCGTGAGGACGTCGTCGGCCTCGTCGAGATCCGCGAGCTGTTCGTCATTCCCAAAATCGGCACCATCGCCGGCAGTTTCGTGGTCTCCGGAAAAATCCTTCGCAGCAGTCAGGTTCGCCTGCTGCGCGATGGACGCGAAATCTGGCGCGGCAAGCTCTCCTCGCTGCGCCGCTTCAAGGATGACGTGCGCGAAGTCAAGCAAGGTTTCGATTGCGGTATCGGCCTCGACGGCAATCCCGAAATCAAGCCCAACGATACGCTCGAAGTCTTTGAGGTCGTCGAAGTCAAGCGGAAGCTCGAACAGACGTCGGCATGAAGCACTGCCTCGGCCTGCTGACGGCCGAACTGCACTTTGAAACCAGCCACTCGTTGAAGGACCGCCGCAGCCTGATGACGTCCATTAAGGAACGCCTGCGCCACCGGTTCAATGTCTCCGTCGCCGAAGCGGACTTTGGCGACAAGTGGCAGCGCGGCGGACTGATCGTGTCCTGTGCCGGCTCCGCCGCGGCGCAAGTGGAAGAGTCGTTGCGCGCGGTTCTGTCCTTTGTCGAAAATGATCCGCGCCTGCTGGTCATTGATTCTCAAATCCGTTTCTACGAGTAAGCAAGCCGATGCGCAGACCCGATGCCCCCAATGGCAAAAAACGCCCGCTCCGGATCGCCGCCGAAATTCTGCGCGACTTGCCGGAGATTCTGCGCGCCCAAGTGGATCTGCCCGACGGCGTGATGGTCAGCATCACCGATGTCGAAGTGAACGACGACCTCACCACGGCGAAGATCTTCTTCAGCGTCTTCGGGGGCGACGAAACCCGCACCGGACCCTACGTCCAGAAGCTGCTCAACGCGCGCAAGGGTGCCGTGCGCCACGAAATCGCCCAGCGCCTCGTCATGCGCCAGCACCCCGAAGTGCGGTTCATCTATGATGAAACGCCCGCCCGCGCCGCGCACATCGAGGAACTGCTTAAGAAGGCTCGCGAAATCCAAAGTCCTGAAGACGGCGGAGAGAACGCGTGATCTTTGCTCCGGCGGACCTCGACGCGTTTAAGCAGGCGGTGCGCGGAGCCCGTGTGCTGATCTCCACGCATATTCATCCCGATCCCGATGCCATCGGTTCCGCCCTTGCCGTGCGTGAAATGCTGCTGCAACTCGGCGCGGACCCGCAGGTGCTCCTTGGCGATGACGTACCCGCGCGGCTCACGTTGCTCCCCGGCGCGGAGCACATCATTTCCTTTCCCAAAACAGCGGTCAGCGAGAGCTTTCACGTGGCCGTTGTGGTGGATGCCGGCGGTCTGTCCCGTATCGGAGATGTGCAGCATCTGATCGCCTCCGGCGCGCTGATCGTGAATATCGACCATCACTTTTCCAACGATGACTTCGGCGCCGTCAATTTCGTCAGTCAGCACTGCGCGGCTACAGCCGAGATGCTGTATGACCTGCTTCGCGCGCTGGACCTGGATCTGACGCAGAGCATCGCCAATAATCTGTTTGCCGGTCTGCTCACCGACACGGGCCGCTTCCGCTATTCCAACACCACGGCAAGCGTGTACCGTATGGCGGCGGACCTGACCGATGCCGGCGCGGAAATCTTCCGCATCACCGATGCCATGTATTACGACATCGCTCCTGCGGACGTGCGCTCCATGGGCGCGATCTACTCTACCCTCGAACTGTTCGCCGACGGCGCCATCAGCACGCTGTTTACGCGCCTCGAACATCTCGTGGAAGACCCCGATACGGTGGTGGACACCGCTCTTTCCATTCGCGGCGTAAAGGTTGCCGTCCTGATGAGTGAAACGTGGGAAGGCAAGATCCGCGTCTCGCTGCGCTCCAAAAGCCACGTCAATGTTGCCGTCATTGCCGAGAGTCTCGGCGGCGGCGGGCATGAAAAGGCGGCGGGCTTCCGGATGCGCGGCACCCTCGAATCGGTGCGCGAGCGCCTGATTCCCATTTTGCTGTCTGCGCTGGAAATGACTCCGGACACCGTGTCCATCGAACAGGTGTGAAAGCACCCGGCCTCATCCTGTCGGTGAACAAGCCGCTGGGATGGACGTCTTTCGACGTCGTCAACAAACTGCGCGGCGCGCTGCGCTACAAAAGTGTCGGACACGCGGGGACCCTCGATCCGGCTGCGGATGGTGTGCTGATTGTGCTCTGCGGCGAAGCCACGGCCCGCTCCGGCGAGTTTATGGATCTGCCCAAGCGGTACCGCGCTCGCATCCGTCTCGGCATCACGACTCCCAGCGACGATCTCGAAGGCGTGGATAGTCCCGCAGTGCCCCTTGATGACTGGAATGAAGCGCGCATTGCCGCCGCGCTCGCGGAGTTCGTCGGCAATATCGAGCAGGTTCCCCCCGCCGTTTCCGCGGTGAAAGTCGCCGGTCGCCGCAGTTATAAACTGGCGCGTGCCGGACAGGCGGTGGATCTGGCTCCCCGTCCGGTGCAGGTCTATGAAGCGCGCGTGCTCGGCGCCTGTAACCCCGACGTCGATGTGGTGATTTCCTGCTCTCGCGGGACATACATTCGTTCCATTGCGCGGGACCTTGGAGCCCGGCTTGAAGTGGGCGGCACGCTGGCAGGATTGACACGGTTGGCCATCGGTCCCTACCGGATCGAGCAGGCTCTCCCGCTGTCGGAGATTTTGAAACGTTCGTTTGAGTTCGCATCCGGATAAGAGATGGAAATATTTCGCGGTCCCTGGTCAAACTTTGTTGATGTTCGCGATTCGGCGGTGACGGTAGGCTTTTTCGACGGCGTGCATGTCGGGCACAGGGCGATTCTCGATGCGCTGATCACGGACGCCAAGGCCCAGAGTCTGCGGAGTGTCGTGCTCACGTTCGACACCCATCCTCGCCATGTGCTGCGCGAAACCAATGCGCCCATTGGCCTGCTGACGACTCCCGAAGAGAAGATCGCCCTGCTTTCCCGGACCGGCGTGGATCAGGCGTTGGTTGTCCATTTCGATCCCACCCTTGCGCAGATGAGCGCGGCGGATTTCGTGCAGATCGTCCTCAAGGGACGCATCGGCATGAAGAAAATCGTCATCGGCTACAATCACGGCTTCGGCAAGGGCCGCATGGGCGACCGCGAAACGCTCATCGCCATGTCCCGCCAGCTCGGGTTCTCGGTGGACGTTGTCAACCCCACTCGCGTCAATGACACCATCGTCTCGTCCACCTACCTTCGGGAATTGATCGCCGACGGCCAGGTGGCTGTGGCGGCGGAGGGGCTTGGCCGCTACTATTCCATCCGCGGCATGGTGATTCACGGCTACGGACGCGGCAAGCGACTCAACTGGCCCACCGCCAATCTCGGCCTCGTGTCTCCCGGAAAACTGAGCCCCCGCGACGGCATTTATGCCGGGCTGGCCCGCTTGCGCGACGAGACCTTCCCCGCCGCGATTTCCATCGGCTACAATCCGACCTTCACCGAAGGCAAGCATTCCCTCGAAGCTCACCTCATCGACTTCGACCGGAATATTTACGACGAAGAATTGGAACTGGAATTCGTGGAGCGCATCCGCAGCGAGAAAAAATTCTCCTCGGAGACGGAACTCTCGAAGCAGATCGCCGCGGACGTTCAAGCCTGCGCCGATCTCCTGACGTCGCGCGGACTCGTCCGCCGCGTCTCCTGAGATTTCCGCCGGTCAATTCGACAGAACAAATCACAACTACAAGCATACAACGTACAAGAGGAAACAATGTCCGTCACGGCCACCGAGCGCACGTCGGTTATCGAGAAGTTTGCGCAGCAGAAAGGTGACACGGGAAGCCCCGAGGTTCAGGTTGCCTTACTGACGCAGAGAATCAACGATCTGACTGAGCATCTCAAAGTCCACAAGAAGGACAAGCACTCCCGCCGAGGCTTGATGCTGATGGTGGGGCAGCGCAGACGCCTGCTCACTTACCTCACAAGAAAAGACATTACACGTTACAGAAAGCTCGTCGAGGCCCTCGAACTGCGCCGCTGACGAAAAAGAAGCAGAAGAAGAAGTGGAGAAGAAGAGAATGGTATTCAGAAAAAGCATGGAGCTGGGCGGCCTGACCCTGACACTGGAAACCGGTCGTGTGGCCAAACAGGCGGACGGCTCATGCTGGCTGACCTACGGCGACACAGTGGTGATGGCGACGGTGGTCGCGAACCTCGATGCGGAGACCGATGCGGATTTCTTGCCCTTAAGTGTGGACTATCGTGAGAAACTTTACGCTGTGGGCCGCATCCCGGGCGGGTTTTTCAAGCGCGAAGGACGGCCTTCCGAAAAGGAAATTCTCAGCGCCCGTTTGACGGATCGCCCTATCCGCCCCCTCTTTCCCGATGGCTTCCATCAGGAAATGCAGGTGATGATCAACGTGCTCTCCTCCGACGGCGAGCATGATCCCGATGTCCTCGGCACCCTTGCCACCTCCGCCGCCCTGAGCCTGTCCGAAGTGCCCTTCCTGGGCCCGGTCGGTTCCGTGCGCATGGGTCTCATCGGCGGCGAGTATGTCGTCAATCCCACGTACAAGCAGCTCGAAGAATCCGTGCTCGACCTCGTGGTGTCCGGCACCGAAGATTCGATTATCATGATCGAAGGCGAAGCCAAGGAAGTCTCCGAGGACGTGTTCCTCGAAGGCATCGCCCGCGCCCACGCTGAGATCAAGCGCCTTGTCGCCCTTCAAAAGGAACTCATGGCCGAAGCCGGCCAGCCGAAGCGCGAGTTTTCCGGCCCGGAACGCAATACGGATCTGGATGCCATCCTCGAACGCACGTTCGGCAAGCGCGTGACCGAGTCCTGCACGATCCTCGAGAAGAAGGAACGCCGCGACGCGTGGAAGGAAATCGAAATGGACGCCATTGAGGCGACCATCGAGAAGTTTCCCGACACCGAAAAATACGTCAAGCAGTGGGTGCATGACGCCACGCAGAAAGTCGTTCGCAAGAACACTGTGAAGGGCCGCCGCCTCGATGGCCGCAAGACCACCGAAATCCGTCCCATCACCGTGGAAGTCGACCTGCTTCCCCGCACGCACGGCAGCGCGCTCTTTACGCGCGGCCAGACCCAGGCTCTCGCCACCGTGACCCTCGGCGTCAAGTTCGACGAGCAGCGCGTGGACGGCCTCGACGGCGTCTACACCAAGCCGTATCTGCTGCACTATAATTTCCCGCCGTTTTCCGTCGGTGAAATTCGCAAGTTCCTCGGCCAGTCCCGCCGCGAAGTCGGCCACGGCAACCTTGCCTGGCGCGCGCTGCATTCGGTGCTGCCCTCCTGGGAAGATTTCCCTTATACGATCCGCGTGGTCTCCGAAGTTCTCGAGTCCAACGGGTCCTCGTCGATGGCCACGGTCTGCGGCGGCTGCGTCGCGCTCGAAGCCGCCGGCGTTCCCATCAAGAAGCCGGTCGCCGGTATCGCCATGGGCCTCATCAAGGAAGGATCTGATATCGCGATTCTCTCCGACATCCTCGGCGATGAAGATCACCTCGGCGACATGGACTTCAAAGTCACCGGTACGGCGGACGGAATTTCCGCCTGCCAGATGGATATCAAGATCAAGGGGATTTCTCTGGAACTGATGAAGACCGCCATTCAGCAGGCCCGCAACGGCATCCAGTTCATCCTCGGCAAGATGGCCGAAGCCATGCCCGAGCCGCGCAAAGAGATCTCCGAATACGCTCCGCGTATCGAGTTCATCAAGGTCGACCCGGACAAGATCGGTCTCATCATCGGCCCCGGCGGCAAGACGATTCGCGACATCATCGCCCGCTCGGAAGCGTCCATCGACATCGAAGACGACGGCACCATCTGTATTTCCTCTTCCAATTCCGCCAAGGTGCAGGCGGCCGTGGATATTATCCGCGGGATGGTCGAGATGCCCGAAGTGGGCAAGGTTTATCACGGCAAGGTCAAAAAGATTACCGACTTTGGCGCCTTTGTTGAGATTCTTCCCGGACGGGAAGGTCTGCTCCACATTAGCGAAATCGAACACCATCGCATTCGGAAGGTCAGCGACCACCTGAATGTCGGCGATGAAGTCGATGTGAAACTGGTGAATGTGGATCCTATGGGCAAGTTGGATCTTTCTCGCCGCGCCTTGCTGCCTGTTCCCGAAGGTATGGAGGAACAGCCGCCGCGAGGTCCGCGTCCGGAGCGTTCGTCGTCTTCCCATCACGGCAAGCGTGAAGAGGGCGGGGAGCACGGCGGCAGACGCCCGCATAAACCATCTAAGGTGGACGACTAAGGAATTGTGACGACCTCTCCATTCTATCAAAAAACGGTGTTGCCCAACGGGCTGCGCGTCGTGACGGAAAAGATCCCCGGCGTGCGGTCCGCCTCCCTGGGCATATGGGTCTCGGTTGGTTCTCGACATGAGACCCCGGCTGAGAACGGCATTTCTCACTTTATCGAACACATGGCGTTCAAAGGCACGGAAACCCGCAGTGCCCTGGACATTGCCCGCACGGTGGAGCAGGGGGGGGGCTATATCAATGCCTTCACCAGCAAGGAGCTGACCTGCTTCCATGTGCATGTGCTCGATGAGCGACTCCCGAGCGCGCTCGACATCCTGGCCGATATTCTGCGGGATTCCGTTTGTGATCCCGCCGAAATGGAAAAGGAAAAACAGGTGATCCTCGACGAAATCCGCGATCACGAGGATATGCCTGACGACGTGGCTCATGAGCGTTTCGTAAAGGCCCTTTTCAACCCGCACCCGCTTGCCCAGCCGATTCTCGGCCCGCCGGAGAACATTCGCGGTTTCTCCCGGGACGATGTGCTGAAATTTGTCAGTCAGCACTATCTGCCGGATAGAATGGTGGTCGCCGCCGCGGGGCACGTCAACCACGCGGCCATCGTGAAACGTGTGGCGCAGGCGCTCGATCTCAGCGGCAAGAGCAAAATCCGCCGCGATCCTGCCAGCACGAATCATCACAATCACATCGAGCGCATCAGCCGTCCGATTCAGCAGGCGCACATGGTCATCGGTACGTCCGGACTTCCGTACAACCATCCGGACCGCCTGACGCTCTCCATCATGAATACGATCCTCGGCGGCGGCATGTCCTCGCGTCTGTTTCAGAACATCCGCGAGAAGCATGGCATCGCCTACTCGATCTATTGTTTCACCGAAATGTTCGCCGACTCCGGTCTGTGGGGAGTTTATCTCGCCACAGATCCGGAGCGGGTGGAACGCGCGCGGGAAATGGTCATTGCCGAACTCAAGGATCTCGCCTCCAAGCCTCTCCCCAAAGAGGAAATCGACGGCGTGAAGACCGGACTTAAGGGCAACATCATGCTCGGGCTGGAAAGTGTGTCCAGTCGCATGATGCGTCTCGGGCGGATGGAAGTTTACCTCGGCCGCTATCAGACTCTGCAGGATGTGAGTCAGCAGATTGATGCCGTCACTCCCAAGCGCGTCTATGATCTGGTCAACCGTCTGATCGACGAGGACAATCTGATTACCACGATTGTCCAGCCCGAGCAGACGAAGAAGACGAAGAGCAAGGCCAAGGCAAAGCCAAAGGCGGCCGTTCTGCCGAA from bacterium encodes the following:
- a CDS encoding DUF503 domain-containing protein, which codes for MKHCLGLLTAELHFETSHSLKDRRSLMTSIKERLRHRFNVSVAEADFGDKWQRGGLIVSCAGSAAAQVEESLRAVLSFVENDPRLLVIDSQIRFYE
- a CDS encoding bifunctional oligoribonuclease/PAP phosphatase NrnA, with protein sequence MIFAPADLDAFKQAVRGARVLISTHIHPDPDAIGSALAVREMLLQLGADPQVLLGDDVPARLTLLPGAEHIISFPKTAVSESFHVAVVVDAGGLSRIGDVQHLIASGALIVNIDHHFSNDDFGAVNFVSQHCAATAEMLYDLLRALDLDLTQSIANNLFAGLLTDTGRFRYSNTTASVYRMAADLTDAGAEIFRITDAMYYDIAPADVRSMGAIYSTLELFADGAISTLFTRLEHLVEDPDTVVDTALSIRGVKVAVLMSETWEGKIRVSLRSKSHVNVAVIAESLGGGGHEKAAGFRMRGTLESVRERLIPILLSALEMTPDTVSIEQV
- the infB gene encoding translation initiation factor IF-2, giving the protein MTAEKQKKVYQVAKELNVATPAIVEFLEDRGFDVPKKHMSALTEEMYVEVIKKFDPARWQRQLEDETRVIDDNRRAEAERARTEQSLKILDDLATQATEAAETLIRQVQEQKQERARKAQQQTEQQDSEKIAEERRIAEDAERARQVAEENERREAERREAERIEAERRESERAEAERLAAQKPTEAQGRQPAAPAAEQPPRAPYQPSSRDQEPRRPRTPQDGRDSRPQGPGGDRPRYQGPQGQGQGRPGDGRPQGPGGDRPRYQGQGQGQGRPGEGRPQGPGGDRPRYQGPQGQGQGRPGEGRPQGQGRPGDGGRPQGPPRTGEAGRPQGGPPRPGAPERPGAPRPPLNKPKEGPPRRRPTKEDIEALEKQKKLLAAQKSEKYRKVTVEELDSPARRKQRRKRVDQKEVAATIKQTLASMDASKKQRHRRRERGTEVLAEDDNKLRLTEFVTTSELANLMGVEFSDVIAKFLSMGKLVSINQRLDKDLIELIADEFGFEVEFTTGKEEEEIEEEEAEAPEDLIPRPPVVTVMGHVDHGKTTLLDYLRKTSVTAGESGGITQHMGAYELVYHDRSITFLDTPGHEAFTAMRARGAQITDIVILVVAADDQVRPQTLEAISHAQSAGVPIVVAINKVDKPSADPERVRQQLAEHNVLVEQWGGKVQSAEISAKFGQGLDNLLDEVLLCADLLELKSNPNRHARATVLENRLDKGRGIVATVIVTAGTLRVGDNFVAGQQYGKVRLLLNEWGESRDKAFPGHPIQVIGFSGAPQPGDTFVVFESEREVKEIAMRRQILQREQTFRQIHMLSLDQISQRIKEGGVRELSLIIKGDADGSVEAISDTLQRLGTSEVAVRIVHRGVGAISESDVLLASATGSIILGFHVHPNIKARELAGREQVDIRVYRVIYEMEDDIRAALEGMLAPDTREDVVGLVEIRELFVIPKIGTIAGSFVVSGKILRSSQVRLLRDGREIWRGKLSSLRRFKDDVREVKQGFDCGIGLDGNPEIKPNDTLEVFEVVEVKRKLEQTSA
- the truB gene encoding tRNA pseudouridine(55) synthase TruB, which codes for MKAPGLILSVNKPLGWTSFDVVNKLRGALRYKSVGHAGTLDPAADGVLIVLCGEATARSGEFMDLPKRYRARIRLGITTPSDDLEGVDSPAVPLDDWNEARIAAALAEFVGNIEQVPPAVSAVKVAGRRSYKLARAGQAVDLAPRPVQVYEARVLGACNPDVDVVISCSRGTYIRSIARDLGARLEVGGTLAGLTRLAIGPYRIEQALPLSEILKRSFEFASG
- the rbfA gene encoding 30S ribosome-binding factor RbfA, yielding MRRPDAPNGKKRPLRIAAEILRDLPEILRAQVDLPDGVMVSITDVEVNDDLTTAKIFFSVFGGDETRTGPYVQKLLNARKGAVRHEIAQRLVMRQHPEVRFIYDETPARAAHIEELLKKAREIQSPEDGGENA